A window of the Candidatus Bathyarchaeia archaeon genome harbors these coding sequences:
- a CDS encoding Sip1-related alpha-galactosidase, with translation MSEPIFNLGGLLLGIRTVEVLFADGSREPCEYKGLRREGRYEVFKYEGERSLIEIYLLNCGNSCALGFSAASLKSLSSEISLEIGLNAEKPSKVLSLTTHREAGKSLSGGFGYYGQIVLGREPKGPRPPDDPEYPPTLGRIDQEGYIRGISCWTYPIISGDFENIPYYSIFLLADYCGKYMALLTITDKTTTYVEPKLTLRTFSGKEAKNIELSWITVISIDGDPYMAVKQCVKTAASLIVFKPREMKRTPIFLDKIGWCSWNALLTEDLSHDNIIKIVRDLLGRGLNLGWVLIDDGWQDEMKPHRTLSRLSTNERFPKGIRGVVEELKRMGISLVGLWHTINIHWGGFTEEVSRELGIRGYPSRFERSYVPPPLMNEAFEFYNKFFLWVKDEGVDFVKVDNQWAIHMLYHRALMVGEASRNIELAMQAAAYANGLDILNCMSMVPENYSNFLFSNVMRVSTDYLPLWKADAKLHTIFSAYNALLFSNITYPDYDMFISYDPYAKVHAVARVFSGGPIYLTDREPEKTNIDLLKRFVLPDGRVIKVDEPALPTRDILFRDPYNDLVLLKLASKVKESIAIAAFNVNRRGERIDDSISLDILPFNVRRGNYIYYNAFKDERGILRSGETLKLSLEDSEVEVISLIPVDNDRAVIGLKEYILPHFPIKIYNLIDGTTIVETSAQGTLLYYANGSFNEVKVRESSIIKI, from the coding sequence ATGAGTGAACCTATATTTAATTTAGGGGGTCTTCTACTAGGTATAAGAACAGTAGAGGTATTATTTGCAGATGGCTCTAGGGAGCCATGCGAATATAAGGGTCTACGCAGAGAGGGAAGGTACGAGGTTTTCAAATACGAAGGCGAGAGATCCCTCATAGAGATTTATCTACTTAATTGTGGAAATAGCTGCGCCCTCGGTTTCTCAGCAGCATCCCTAAAAAGCTTGAGCTCTGAAATCTCATTAGAGATTGGATTAAACGCCGAAAAGCCATCTAAGGTTTTATCATTAACAACACATAGAGAAGCTGGGAAGAGCCTCTCCGGCGGATTTGGCTATTATGGTCAGATAGTTTTAGGCAGGGAGCCTAAAGGTCCCAGGCCCCCGGATGATCCAGAGTATCCTCCAACATTGGGTCGGATTGATCAGGAGGGATACATTCGTGGAATTTCCTGCTGGACATATCCTATAATCTCTGGGGATTTCGAGAATATACCCTACTACAGTATCTTCTTGTTAGCAGATTATTGTGGCAAGTATATGGCTCTACTTACAATTACAGATAAAACAACAACTTATGTAGAACCTAAACTAACGCTCAGAACTTTTTCAGGCAAAGAAGCAAAGAATATTGAGCTGAGCTGGATAACTGTGATATCCATCGATGGCGACCCTTACATGGCTGTTAAGCAATGCGTTAAAACCGCAGCCTCACTTATAGTTTTTAAGCCCAGAGAGATGAAGAGAACACCAATATTTCTGGATAAAATTGGCTGGTGCTCTTGGAACGCTCTGTTAACGGAGGATCTTTCTCATGACAACATTATTAAAATAGTCAGAGACTTACTGGGTAGGGGACTCAATCTAGGATGGGTTTTAATAGATGATGGATGGCAAGATGAGATGAAGCCTCATAGAACCCTCTCAAGACTTTCAACGAATGAAAGGTTTCCCAAAGGTATACGTGGAGTCGTTGAGGAATTAAAGAGAATGGGTATAAGCTTAGTGGGGTTATGGCATACAATAAATATTCATTGGGGCGGCTTCACAGAAGAAGTATCTCGTGAGCTAGGCATCAGAGGATACCCCTCTAGATTTGAGAGAAGCTATGTTCCCCCACCACTAATGAATGAGGCATTTGAATTTTACAACAAATTCTTCTTATGGGTAAAAGATGAGGGCGTAGACTTTGTTAAAGTGGATAATCAGTGGGCCATCCATATGCTCTACCATAGGGCCTTAATGGTGGGCGAAGCCTCCAGAAATATTGAGTTAGCTATGCAGGCGGCTGCGTACGCTAATGGCTTGGATATACTGAACTGCATGAGTATGGTTCCAGAAAACTATAGCAATTTCCTATTCAGTAACGTAATGAGAGTATCAACGGATTACTTGCCCCTCTGGAAGGCTGATGCGAAACTTCACACAATATTTAGCGCATATAACGCTCTGTTGTTCAGTAACATAACGTATCCAGACTATGACATGTTCATATCATATGATCCGTATGCAAAGGTGCATGCAGTTGCCAGAGTATTCAGTGGAGGCCCAATATATTTAACAGATAGGGAGCCTGAGAAGACGAATATTGATTTACTTAAGCGCTTCGTTCTACCGGATGGAAGGGTTATTAAAGTAGATGAGCCTGCCTTACCGACAAGAGACATTTTATTTAGGGATCCATATAACGATCTTGTTCTGCTTAAGCTGGCTTCAAAAGTCAAAGAAAGTATAGCTATAGCAGCGTTTAACGTTAATAGGAGAGGGGAAAGAATAGATGATTCTATATCGCTCGATATTCTTCCCTTTAATGTTAGGCGTGGAAACTACATCTATTACAATGCATTTAAGGATGAGCGCGGTATACTCAGATCTGGGGAAACTCTAAAGTTATCCCTTGAAGATTCGGAGGTCGAAGTAATATCATTAATTCCGGTTGATAATGATAGGGCAGTAATAGGTCTAAAGGAGTATATTCTTCCACATTTCCCAATAAAAATATATAATCTAATCGATGGTACAACAATAGTTGAGACATCAGCTCAAGGAACCCTATTATACTATGCCAATGGTTCATTCAATGAAGTTAAAGTTAGAGAATCTTCAATCATTAAAATATAG
- a CDS encoding redox-regulated ATPase YchF, translating into MMVGIVGKPNVGKSTFFSAATLATVEIASYPFTTIKPNKGIGYFKTQCVCKEFNVKDNPVNSVCINGIRLIPVELIDCAGLVPDAWQGRGLGNQFLDEIRKADALIHVVDASGSTDIEGRLIKPGAHDPLEDVKFLERELTMWFAQIIKKDWPRIARTVEAGTADLASLLEERLSGLAIRRKHIIEALKISGLSGDKPTRWSDEDFLRFVDVLRKISKPMLLVANKMDLPFAEENYERLKEKGYIVIPCCAEAELALRRAAEKDLIHYVPGSPNFEVKDPAKITDKQMSALKAIKEKILDKYGSTGVQDAINAAFEKLLKMVVVYPVEDPEKLTDHYGRVLPEARLVPNNTTARDLAYMIHTELGESFIYAVDVRTKRRLGENYIIKDKDVISIVSAKKRA; encoded by the coding sequence ATGATGGTTGGTATTGTTGGTAAGCCTAACGTTGGTAAATCTACATTTTTTAGCGCTGCAACGTTAGCAACCGTTGAAATCGCAAGCTATCCATTTACAACTATAAAACCTAATAAGGGTATTGGATATTTTAAAACCCAGTGTGTATGTAAGGAATTTAATGTCAAAGATAATCCTGTAAACTCGGTTTGTATAAACGGTATAAGGCTTATACCAGTAGAGCTTATTGATTGTGCTGGTTTAGTTCCAGATGCATGGCAAGGAAGAGGACTTGGAAATCAGTTTTTAGATGAAATCAGAAAAGCTGATGCCCTCATTCACGTTGTCGATGCCTCAGGCTCAACTGATATTGAGGGCAGATTAATAAAGCCTGGGGCGCATGACCCTCTGGAGGACGTAAAATTCTTGGAGAGAGAATTAACAATGTGGTTTGCACAAATTATAAAGAAAGATTGGCCCAGAATTGCTAGAACTGTTGAAGCAGGAACTGCTGATCTCGCATCACTCTTAGAGGAAAGATTAAGTGGTTTAGCAATAAGGAGAAAGCATATAATTGAGGCGCTTAAGATTAGTGGGCTAAGCGGAGATAAACCCACAAGATGGAGTGATGAAGACTTCTTAAGATTTGTTGACGTACTAAGAAAAATTTCGAAGCCTATGCTTCTAGTTGCAAATAAAATGGATCTACCCTTCGCTGAAGAAAACTATGAAAGACTTAAAGAAAAGGGATATATTGTTATACCGTGTTGTGCTGAAGCTGAGTTAGCCCTGAGAAGAGCCGCTGAAAAAGACCTAATCCATTATGTACCTGGCAGTCCAAATTTCGAGGTCAAGGATCCTGCCAAGATTACGGATAAACAGATGAGCGCGCTTAAGGCAATAAAAGAGAAAATTCTTGATAAATATGGGTCAACTGGTGTTCAGGACGCTATAAACGCTGCTTTTGAAAAGCTTTTAAAAATGGTGGTTGTTTACCCAGTTGAGGATCCGGAGAAGCTCACGGATCATTATGGTAGGGTTCTACCCGAAGCCCGACTGGTCCCGAATAATACTACTGCTAGAGACCTAGCTTATATGATTCATACTGAGCTAGGTGAGAGCTTCATATATGCTGTAGATGTTAGAACGAAAAGGAGGCTTGGGGAAAACTATATAATTAAAGATAAGGATGTTATATCCATCGTAAGCGCCAAGAAGAGAGCTTAA
- the uppS gene encoding polyprenyl diphosphate synthase, giving the protein MLKTLLSILGVYKIYEKWLQHQIKYQKKPEHIAIILDGNRRWAQESGLEPWMGHYYGANKTKDVLKWCLDLGVKSVTFYAFSTENFQRTREEVENIMKLFRKKLKEVLESKDIHKYRVRVKVIGRVNLLPRDLQEMIRIVEEQTKDYNEHYLNLAIAYGGRAEIIDATRAIARKVAAGEFSPEEIDEKVFEQHLYTAFLPKQDPDLIIRTSGEERLSGFLLYQSAYSELCFLDVYWPEFRRIDLLRAIRIYQKRQRRFGR; this is encoded by the coding sequence ATGCTTAAAACCCTACTATCAATACTTGGAGTCTACAAAATTTATGAAAAATGGCTCCAGCATCAAATAAAATACCAGAAGAAACCAGAGCACATAGCAATAATATTGGATGGAAACCGTAGATGGGCGCAAGAGAGCGGTCTTGAACCCTGGATGGGCCACTATTACGGTGCAAATAAAACAAAAGATGTTTTAAAATGGTGCCTTGATTTGGGTGTTAAAAGTGTGACATTTTATGCCTTCTCAACCGAAAACTTTCAAAGAACCCGGGAGGAAGTTGAGAATATTATGAAATTATTTAGGAAGAAGCTAAAAGAAGTTTTGGAAAGCAAGGACATTCATAAATATAGAGTTAGAGTTAAGGTTATTGGGAGAGTTAATTTGCTCCCTCGGGATTTACAAGAAATGATTCGAATTGTCGAGGAGCAAACTAAAGATTATAATGAGCATTACTTAAATCTGGCTATAGCTTACGGTGGAAGGGCTGAGATAATTGACGCAACCAGAGCGATTGCTAGAAAAGTTGCTGCTGGGGAGTTTTCACCTGAAGAAATAGATGAGAAGGTTTTTGAACAACACCTATATACGGCCTTCCTGCCGAAGCAGGATCCAGACCTAATTATAAGAACATCTGGAGAAGAAAGGTTAAGTGGATTCCTACTCTATCAATCAGCTTACAGTGAATTATGCTTTTTAGATGTTTACTGGCCTGAATTTAGACGTATAGATTTATTGAGGGCTATTAGAATTTACCAGAAGCGTCAGAGGAGATTTGGAAGATAG
- the mtnP gene encoding S-methyl-5'-thioadenosine phosphorylase, whose translation MKAITNKKVSIAIIGGTGLEELFKSSYAVNVGTPYGFSYEISICEIQNKTVVFLPRHGRKHDVPPHKINYRANMYALYKLGVERIIATNAVGAINLNFKPGDLVIPHDLIDFTKQRHLTFYDEAPVTHIDVTEPYCPEIRKILIEKSKEIGVVHDQAVYVCTEGPRFETPAEIRMFRTLGCDVVGMTGVPEAILARELGICYATLCFVSNMAAGIANKLTYEEVSEVSKIVMPKIRKIILESIVSLPETKSCQCSLSVKLGKKS comes from the coding sequence ATGAAAGCGATAACTAACAAGAAAGTTAGTATAGCAATAATAGGAGGAACAGGTTTAGAAGAGCTCTTTAAGAGCTCCTATGCTGTTAACGTTGGAACGCCTTATGGCTTCTCATACGAAATCTCGATATGTGAGATCCAGAATAAGACTGTTGTGTTTTTACCGAGACATGGGCGTAAACATGATGTTCCACCACATAAAATTAATTACAGGGCTAACATGTATGCTCTCTATAAGCTTGGTGTCGAGAGAATTATAGCGACGAACGCTGTTGGCGCAATAAACTTAAACTTTAAGCCCGGTGATCTCGTGATCCCGCATGATCTCATAGACTTCACGAAACAGCGCCATCTAACATTTTATGATGAAGCCCCGGTTACACATATTGATGTTACAGAGCCATATTGTCCAGAAATCCGCAAGATTCTAATCGAGAAATCTAAGGAAATAGGTGTTGTGCATGATCAAGCAGTTTATGTTTGTACTGAGGGTCCGCGTTTTGAGACGCCTGCTGAGATACGTATGTTTAGGACTTTAGGGTGTGATGTTGTCGGTATGACTGGCGTGCCAGAGGCTATTCTTGCACGTGAGCTTGGTATATGTTATGCGACTTTATGTTTTGTTTCAAATATGGCTGCTGGAATAGCTAATAAACTCACATATGAAGAGGTTTCAGAGGTATCAAAGATTGTTATGCCGAAAATCCGTAAAATTATATTGGAATCTATTGTCTCCCTGCCTGAAACCAAAAGTTGCCAATGCTCCTTATCAGTTAAGCTTGGTAAGAAATCATAG
- a CDS encoding DUF373 family protein translates to MSNQERQNSGEERILIVCVDRDNDVGRKTGIKTPIIGKKENIDAALKLLLVDPEEADANAMFEAVRICESLERSESGNISCQVVTIAGSELGGIAADRKLISEFNEAVKEFKPNSLILVTDGFSDEDILPLVQSRIPISSVRRVIVRHSETIEVTAALFSKYLRKIIEDPKYSRIFLGLPGILLIMLGVLSFLAIFIQYDIGRWAWITGLIIVGAYLLGKGYGLDKRVVSALSRLSSYPSGLVSGSSLVFGILLIAVGFYQAFSQIFSNPNILPNPLPSDPGAWLNIIPRILGLVISTSITIVIIGFSIILFGRSLGYLLERDSRFWRSIIFISVCIWSWKIFNEVAEILVEPLLPLDDLIASIVIGIMIVAALIPVIHVLSRKYRFFFRENIKAETGEEESK, encoded by the coding sequence ATGTCAAACCAAGAGAGGCAAAATTCGGGAGAAGAGCGTATACTAATCGTTTGTGTTGATAGGGATAATGATGTGGGTAGGAAAACAGGGATAAAAACTCCAATCATTGGTAAAAAAGAGAATATTGATGCCGCGCTTAAGCTTCTACTAGTTGATCCTGAGGAAGCTGATGCTAATGCCATGTTTGAAGCCGTCAGGATATGTGAAAGCTTAGAAAGGAGCGAATCTGGCAATATCTCCTGCCAAGTTGTAACGATAGCTGGCTCCGAACTAGGCGGGATAGCTGCGGATAGGAAACTCATCTCGGAGTTTAATGAGGCGGTAAAAGAGTTTAAACCGAACAGTCTAATTCTCGTTACCGATGGGTTCTCAGATGAAGATATTCTGCCTCTTGTTCAATCCAGGATCCCAATATCGTCAGTAAGAAGAGTTATCGTTAGGCATAGTGAAACAATAGAGGTGACGGCAGCCTTATTCTCCAAATATTTAAGGAAGATTATTGAAGACCCAAAATACTCGCGGATATTCTTAGGTTTACCTGGGATCTTACTTATAATGCTTGGGGTTCTATCCTTTTTAGCTATTTTTATACAATATGATATTGGGAGATGGGCTTGGATTACAGGGTTAATAATAGTTGGAGCATACCTTCTGGGCAAGGGTTATGGATTAGATAAAAGGGTGGTCTCCGCGCTTTCAAGACTCTCCTCGTATCCTTCTGGATTAGTATCCGGATCCTCGCTGGTTTTTGGCATTCTATTGATCGCTGTAGGTTTTTATCAAGCATTCTCTCAAATATTTTCTAATCCCAATATTCTGCCGAATCCCCTTCCAAGTGATCCAGGCGCTTGGCTTAATATCATACCCAGAATCCTTGGGCTAGTTATCTCCACATCAATAACAATAGTTATTATAGGATTTTCAATAATACTTTTTGGAAGATCCTTGGGATACCTTCTTGAACGTGATTCTAGATTCTGGAGGTCAATTATCTTCATATCGGTGTGTATTTGGTCTTGGAAGATTTTCAACGAGGTTGCAGAAATATTAGTTGAGCCTTTGTTACCTTTAGATGACTTAATTGCATCAATAGTTATCGGCATAATGATAGTTGCGGCATTAATACCAGTAATTCATGTCTTAAGTAGAAAGTATAGGTTCTTCTTTAGGGAGAATATTAAAGCAGAGACTGGTGAGGAAGAATCTAAATGA